Proteins encoded together in one Amblyomma americanum isolate KBUSLIRL-KWMA chromosome 1, ASM5285725v1, whole genome shotgun sequence window:
- the LOC144117226 gene encoding BTB/POZ domain-containing protein 6-B-like: MILALQNDVFRAMFFGHFAREDRSDLHPDGVEGLLRYIYSGQFEVESVHQATCTRSAAVKYMVPELAARCVAYLERYMEPDDVCPFLDYILTMGEDGVDGCGKAVLHNNGLFVLASKTFESCLHYTVNYILDNVHNAPEM; this comes from the exons ATGATCCTGGCCCTTCAGAACGACGTCTTCAGGGCCATGTTTTTTGGGCACTTCGCCAGAGAAGATCGCTCGGACCTGCATCCGGACGGCGTTGAAGGGCTTCTACG GTACATCTACAGTGGACAGTTCGAGGTGGAAAGCGTTCACCAGGCGACCTGCACCCGCAGCGCTGCAGTCAAATACATGGTGCCTGAATTGGCAGCCAGGTGCGTCGCATACTTGGAGCGCTACATGGAGCCCGATGACGTATGTCCGTTTCTGGACTACATCCTGACGATGGGCGAAGACGGCGTGGACGGGTGCGGCAAGGCCGTCCTCCACAACAATGGTCTCTTCGTTCTCGCGTCGAAGACGTTCGAATCCTGCTTGCACTACACCGTGAACTACATTCTCGACAACGTGCACAATGCACCCGAGATGTAG